GAACACCTCACCTCTCTAAGCCTCAtttcaacctcttttttttttttcacaaaagaaaaatagtaattatgctgttttttctcttccttcccctctcctctcctctactcaactctcctctcctctctttatctctttcctttTCATGATAAAGTATCATATAAcccaacctggcctcaaacttcctgagcaacgaggctggccttgaactcttgatcctcctgccttcacttcccaatTCATCTCCAGAATTCTGAGATTATAAGTGTATATCACCATGACTGGCTCTACTTCCTATATTTGTTGTTGGGATTATGTGAGCTAAGAGAGGAAAGGTGCTTAGGACAGTACCTGACACATGAATATTATAGTATTATGATGATAATAAACACACTGTGGGCAATTTGTTCCCTTGCTGGGGAATTCCTATTTACTTTTCGTTCTCGGAAGACTCCCTAAAAAAGCCTTGTTATATATCTGTTCTTATTCCATATCCCTAAATCAACTTGCAATAACTAGTTTATTAGTCTATTGAATGCTTACTATGCACCCAGGTCCTATTCTGAGCACTTTGTGTTTAGTTCATTTAATTCTTATTAGAACCCAAAGAAAGGTACAATTGTCGTCATTTAGTAGatgagaaaattaaaacacaagtaaATACTTTCCTAAATTTATGCAGGAAATCCTGGATTTGAATGTagcgtgcgcgtgcacacactgCCCAAAAGCTTGCCCATGCTTATCTACTTTTATTAGTGTGGTGAGGGCTGGAGTTGAAATGCTCTGCGCTCTGTCTCAGGCCAGGAAGTGGGGTGGATGGATTTCAGTCAGTGACTCtaaagtctctctctctgatcCCCAGGTTTTTGCACTGCCGTAGGGCGCCCCCTGGAGGCCGCTTCGCCCGCTGACCATGTTCCAGCGCTTCACCAGCCTCTTCTTCAGCACCCCTTCGCCTCCGGAAGAACTCGACTGCCCTGGGGCCTTCGTCTCAGAGGAGGATGAAGTGGATGGTTGGCTCATCATTGACCTGCCGGGTGAGCCTTGAGTCGAGCTTGAGTTCGGTGGCCAGCACGCCGGCTTCCGGGCCTGTGAAGTCATCGTAAGGACAGACGGCCTTGCGGTGGAAAGGGAAGGGCAGCTGCGAGGGGATTGGAGTTCTAAGCCTCCTGGGGTTGAGATGCTGAGCCCGGAGGTGGTGTATCGTGGGCCCCTCCCTCGCAAGTTTGAGCTGTCTCCTGGTGGCACGTTTCTTGGGCTCACACCCGGGGACCCCTAAGGCCGTGGGTACTCCGTGAGCACGATGATGGATGGGTAGGGCTGCGGGTCTAACTAAcgatgccctttctctccccgtCCCCTGTGtcccatgtctgtgtgtgtgtgtgtatgtgccccaTCCACTGCTCCCCCTCCTTCGCATGGCTCCGTCTCCCGCACCCCCATAGACAGCTACGTGTCTCCCCACAACCCCGgggctccccccgcccccgcaggCCGCCCTCCGCCCGCGCCCTCCTTGATGGACGAGAGCTGGTTTGTTACCCCTCCCGCCTGTTTTACTGCAGAGGGGCCCGGCCTCGGGCCCGCCCGCCTCCAGAGCAACCCCTTGGAGGACCTCCTCATCGAGCACCCCAGCATGTCCGTTTATGTCACCGGCAGCACCATAGTGCTGGAGTCTGGGACCCCTTCCCCGCTCCCGGACGTTGCCTTGCCTGATCCGGACCTCAGTGACGGGTGAGCTGGCTGAGGGTGGAGACTGGAGACCAGGATCCCGGCCTGGAGGATGAGGGAACTCAGGGCTTTGGAGAGAGGTGTTCTTGAGGCACAGGGCAGGTCCAGTGGGCCTTGCAGATGTAGGGACGCCTGGTCTGGTGGCTAGGGTGGGGATTGAGAGAGATCTGACCTTTAGTGGAAGTTTGGGAGGGAGTGGGCTTGCCACAGGTTGGAAGTTggagcctccttcctcctcttcccattCACCTGCCCGGGACTAGAATTGTGGAGTCAACTCCACGTCGGCTTGGGGCAAgagttggatttctttttttttttttttttttggtttttcgaggtagggtctcactctagcctaggctgacctggaattcactatggagtctcagggtggccttgaacgcatggggatcctcctacctctgcctctgctgggattaaaggcgtgcgccaccacgcctggcaagagttggtattctatttttttttttttgaacaatgaatttcttttataattttttttctcaatttttattaacattttccatgattataaaaagtatcccatggtaatatactccccccccccaagagtTGGTattcttaagccaggcatggtggcccacgcctttaagcccagccctcgggaagcagaggtaggaggatccccatgagttcaaggccaccctgagactacatggtgaattccaggtcagcctggcctagagtgagaccctacctcaaaacaacaacaaaaagagttggTATTGTT
Above is a window of Jaculus jaculus isolate mJacJac1 chromosome 8, mJacJac1.mat.Y.cur, whole genome shotgun sequence DNA encoding:
- the Tp53inp2 gene encoding tumor protein p53-inducible nuclear protein 2 isoform X2 translates to MFQRFTSLFFSTPSPPEELDCPGAFVSEEDEVDGWLIIDLPEGPGLGPARLQSNPLEDLLIEHPSMSVYVTGSTIVLESGTPSPLPDVALPDPDLSDGELVPTGGEPRAPHHAAAPLPRQAVLLEKAGQARRLQRARQRAERHMLSAKVVQRQNRARESRSRRPKHQGSFIYQPCQRQFNY
- the Tp53inp2 gene encoding tumor protein p53-inducible nuclear protein 2 isoform X1; its protein translation is MFQRFTSLFFSTPSPPEELDCPGAFVSEEDEVDGWLIIDLPDSYVSPHNPGAPPAPAGRPPPAPSLMDESWFVTPPACFTAEGPGLGPARLQSNPLEDLLIEHPSMSVYVTGSTIVLESGTPSPLPDVALPDPDLSDGELVPTGGEPRAPHHAAAPLPRQAVLLEKAGQARRLQRARQRAERHMLSAKVVQRQNRARESRSRRPKHQGSFIYQPCQRQFNY